TCGACGAGCGGGCCGAGGGGCGACTCGGCGAGGAGCTCGACTTTTCCGGCCCACCGGGCGCGGCGGCCGATCCACTCGCTACGGGTGGCGGCCCGGCGCCCTCCGCAGATGACGGGGCGGTGTCCGAGGACGAGATAGCGAATGCCGATCGACCACCGGGTGATGTTCCACCGGCGCTCGACCGTGCGGGACTTCTGCGTGCCATAGATCGCGATGATCAGCGGCGGCAGGAAGTACGCCGTAAATGTGATCTTGGTGGGGAAGCCGAACAGGAGCAGGAGAGCGCCGGTCCACATGCCGTAGAGAACGAGGCCAAGGACGAGAGCGCGGCGCGGCGCACCTTCCCCGAGGTCGATCCCGAGGAGTTCGTGTTGCTTGGTCTCCAGCTCGAAACTGCGGGTGTACGTGTGCCCGACGCGCATCAGGCCGACCCCGAGACCTTGCCCCATACGCCTGTAAGGACGCCCTTCACGAGGTCGGGGGCCCAGACGACGGCGCCGACGAACACGGCGGCCACAAAGAGCGTGACCATCTCCCCCCACTCCTTTTTCAGGAAGTGGCCGAGTGCCCGGATCGCGAGGAACGCCCCGAAGAGGTTCCCGACCACAATCAAGATCCAGTCCCGGAGCTCCGATCCGGTGGTGAGTGCGGCGAGTTGGACGGTGTGGTGCACGGGTTCCCCCTTGGTGTGAATTGACGTCGTGACCTGGGGTCATGACGGGCGCTCATAGTTTGTGAGCTGGGGACATACGGACAGTCAGAGGGTGCCGCCGCGCACGTCGGCAACCTGCCAACGCTGCGCGTCCGAGCTCGACACCTGCGTGAGCTCCACCCGGTAGACCTGTTCGACGGTGGCGCCGCCGAGGGTCCAGGAGACGCGGGCGGTACCAACGCGGTCGTCGCCCGTCCCCGTGTCGATGGACCAGGAGGCGAGGGCCTGATAGATCACGCCCTCGGGGAGCGGCGGGACGCTCGCACCCGGTGCGGTGACGGCCTCGGTGTCTCCCCCGGCGTACGCCTTGAAGAACTTCGCGACGGGTTCTTGAGTCTGGGCGGTCAGCTCGGTGTCCGTCTGCGTGATGGGGATCTCCGGGGCCTTGGGGCCGCTGGTGGGGATGCCGACGAGTCCGGGGGGACCGGTGACGATCACGCGTCCTGCGGTCTGGACAACGGGGACGTCGAGGCCGACCCAACGAGCGGGGCTCTCGGCCGGCGGCGTCTTCTTGTCCTTGTCCGGGGCACCCTCGACGGCGGCGGTGCGGATGAGCACCTCGACCCGCACGCGGGCTTGGTGGTCCTTGCCGGGGGTGACGGCGCCGGGCTGCACTGTCAGGACGTCTTGGCGACCGTTCCCGTCCCAACCCATATCCGTATCGGAGTTGGCGGGCAGCACGGACGCCAGGAGCGCGGCCCGCTCCTCCTTCTTGGCCTCGTCCCACCCGAGGTAGGCGCGGGCAAAGCGGCTTGCGACAGCTTGCGCCTCGGCGTCGGGATACGCCGGTGCCGCCTTGGGCGCCTCGGCTTTCGGGGCCTGCGCCTTGGGCGGGAAGAACCAGGATCGGACGCCGGTCACGGCCATGAGGACGACGACGAACCACAGCAGTCCGCGGCCGAGGCGGCGGAGAAACACGGCGCCCGAGCGTTCGTCCTGGGGTGTCCATGTCGGGGCCGTCGAGGTGGACGACGACGCGGCCGGGATGGCGGCCGTGGGCGTGGTCCGGTTCGAGCTCTGCCTCCTGGCGAGCTCGGCCCCTGCCGATTCCCAGGGGTTCGAGCGGCGGTCCCCCGCCGGCGGCTCACCCTGCGGGGGCACTCCCCCGGGTGGCTTCTTCTGGTCCTTGCTCTGCCCGGTTGGCTCCGGTAGTCCCATGACCTTCCGGGCGATGGTGCCGAACGATGCCACTCCCCGTAACCTCCCCCGTGCTTGGGCCCATTGGGCGCATGTTGACCGACCTTATGCCGGTCTTGATCGGGGCGTCAAAGAAGTTCGTATGGTCCCGCGCTCCTTATGGCCGACCCTGGCGAGCGTGCCCTCGCGGTGATCACGGAGCGCTAGAGTGCCGCCCCGAATGGCACAACGAGACGAAGGGCGCGACGGGTGCGCATACGCCGTGACCGGCTGCGGGAGCTGCGACGACTTCGCGGCATGACGCAAAGTCAACTCGCTGCGGTCCTGGGCTGTTCCCGGGGAGCGGTCTCGACTTGGGAAACGACCGGTCGCCTTCCTCTGCCTGAACGCCTGCAAGCCCTTTGCGTGTTCTTCGGCGTTTCGGTCCGGGAGTTGGTCGAGGCGGAGGAATCCGAGTTCGTCACATTGCGCGGGTTGCGGATAGCTGCGGGGATGCGGATGAAAGACATTGCCGCAGTCCTGAAAGTATGTCCGCCGACCTATTGCGACGTAGAAACCGGACGGCAAAAGATCCCGGTTCGATGGGTCACCCCCTTGTCGAACGCCTACGGAGTTCCACCGGAGACGGTTATCGGATTAGCACCCTCACGCGCAAAGGGAGAGACCGGCGGCGCCTCGGGAGGGTAGTCCCGAGGCGCCGCCGGTCGTTTACCCTCGCTTCTCGGAACCCATCGACCACGAACGCCACACGTCCGCGCATTCTTGTTGGATTAGGTCCACGGACGTTCCAGCACCCGCGTACAGAATCACCCCGAGAGGCTCATCCCGCACGGAGCACATTTTGAACAGATTTTCCGCATGAGGCGCCAATCTGTCGATTAGTGCATTGATTGCACTGTTCCCGATTGGCGGAATAGGCCAACGCATGTGCCAGAAACAACCGACAAGTACGGGAGTTGTCCGGGCGTATTCGTCGGCACTGTATACGCGAATCGAGCCGTGGACCATATCGACGCTGACATAGGCGGGCAACGAATCCGACACGTCCCCCTCGCCATGGCTGCGGTATTCGCGCCGGAAGACGCCTTCCTTTTCCTTCTCAGACATGCGAAGCACCTTCCCCCTTCGCTTGCTCCGGGACTTCCTTCCGAGTCCCGGAACTGTTCTTCTCCTGCCACTCCCGCCATTCGGAAAGCCACTCCGCGAGCTCCTCCTCGGTGTAATAGGAGGTCTGCCCGTCGGTGATTCCCTCGGGGGCCTTGATGCCGCGTGTCTCGCCTCGCTTGAAATATGTCCGAACGGTGGCCGCTTTCCACGGGAGGAATCCCCGCGCGTGGGCGTCGGCAAGGCTGTACGTCTCGGGGAGCTCCTCCTCCTGGCGCTCCTCCTCGGGGTCCGGCGTCCCGCCGCCGGCGGTTGTCGTGCCGGTTGTCGTGGCCGGTGTCGCGTGGGGGCCTGTCGTGCCGTGTGAGCTGGGAGAACTAGCCGTGATCCCCTTGACTGCCGGAGACGCGACAGCGGGCAGGACACCCGGGCCGTACTTGCCTCCGGGCAGGAACTCGGCGGTGGCCGCGGTCGCGTTGACCTCGTCGAGCACTTCGGCCGTAATCCACGGGGCCATTTCCCCGGCGTCGAACCATGCAGGCGCGGGCGGGCACTGCGCGAGGAGGCGTCCGACGTCCGGCGTAATATAGCTCGGCTGCATTTCGCGGACGTACAGGTAATCGCCGTCGGGGTCTTTCCGCTTGTCCGAGTAGGCGCCCCGTCCCTTGATATCCGTATCGAATCCGAGAACGGGTGTGCTCTGTCCGAAAGCCACGCCCCAGGAAACGCGGTCCTGTTGCCCTACTGCGATGCGGGTTCCGATCTGCGCGCGCTCCATCGTTCCACCGAAGAAGGAGTTAGCGAATTGCTGCGTACCCACGACTACGCGGTGATTAGAGGATCGCCCTTGCAGCAGGATGATTCCGAGCCAGTCAAGGAAGGGAGGCGTCCCCTTCCCCTTTACCCCGTACCGCCACCACGTATAAGCGAGCTTGATCAATGTCGGGAGCTCGTCCACGACGAGAGTTCGGGGGACGAGCTGACTTCTCAGCGCAGGATCGGCGCCTCGTTCGGTTGCCGCCTCGGCCGCCATCATTGAGGTGAGGAATTCGGCGAACGCGGCGATACACTCGCGCGTCGTCTTGTGAATACGGACGCCCGAGAACCCCTCGGCCTCCTGCAAGGAGTTGCGTTTCGTGTCGAGGATGTCGACGAGTTCGCCGTGTTGCCGACCGTGGACAACTGGAATGTAAAGGACGGTCGACTTACCGGAACCGGTGTCACCAGCAACGCCCCAATGCGGGGTGGCCGATTGAGTCTGAATGATGGCGTCCGCGATGACGTCGCCCTCGATAGCCAGGCCGACGAACACCCGTCGGGCGTCGCCTGTCGACTTCCACGGGACGTATTCGGGGAGCTTGGGTTTCGGCGTGGGGGCGGGCTTGGGTGTCCACTGGACGTAGTGCTCTTGCCCGGTGCGCTTCCATTCCGGCACCCATTCACCCGGTACCCGCTCGTCGATAACGCGCTCGATTGCGGCGACGGCCTCGGGGCCGCCCATCCATTTCGCCGGTACTCGCAGCACGATTCGAGCGTCTGCGGCGCTCACGCTTTCCGGTACGGAGAGCCACCGGGTGCGCGGTTCGTCGTCTTCCATGCGGAGCACTTGACGAACCGCCACCCAGACGCCGGGACCGTAGATTTGTCCATCTGTCCACACGGGCCGTACGCGCCACCAACCGAGTCCGGCCGGACTGGTGAGCGCGGCGAGATAGACGGCCGACGCAAGCGCGATTAGGGCGAGTTGGGTCTCCTCGGGGAATCGCCAGAACCCCCACGCCACCGGGAGGGGGGCCAGGCGGACCGCTGAACGCGCGGCGCGCGGCCATCGGTGCCAGACGGCCAGAACGCGCCACAGTCCCGCGAGAGCGCCGCACAGGACCCGTACGGGGGCCGTGACGGCGCGGGTGATCCGTCGGGCGCGGCTGGGCTTGTCGAACGACACTGCCGGGCGAGACGCCGGCGCCCCGAGTTGCTCGACGGGTGTCTCGGTGGCCTCGTCGTCCGGGAGCGGGGCGCCCGCCTTCCACCACGTCGCCTCGCTGCGCGCGGGGCCGACGAGCTCGCGCCCGGAGAGGTACCGCCCGATGGCCGCCACGGCGGCGCCGATGCTCTGCTCGATCTGACGGTTGAACCGCTCGCGGTCGGCCGGTGTGCCTTGTTGGGCGAGCACGGCAACCACCACCAGGGCGCCGACGAGGCCGCCGCCGCCGAGGCTGAACACACCGCCGGGAAGTCTGTCGATGAGGTCCGGAAGGTCCGGCACGCTTCCCCCTTTCGTACGCACGCCCGGCCGGGGCGTGCCTCTTGATCCTCGCGCACCGTGCCGACAAGGGGCCGCGTGGTTTTCCGGGACAACCTCGAACAACAACGCGCGCCCGGCTCGGAGGAGCCGGGCGCGGGCCGAGGAGCTGGTCCTCGTCAGTGAGCGGGCAGGGCGGCGAGGGCCGTCTCCCACGGGTAGGCGTCGAGGTCGCCGTGTCGGGGTCGGTGGGGTACGAACCCGCCGGCGGCCTCCTCGTGCCCGTCGTCGAGGAGGACGGTCACCCCGGCCGCGCGCAGCTCGGCGACGCTACGCGTGACGGCGGGGTGTTTGCCCTGGGCGTCGTTCCAGTGCGGAAGCGCCACGATGGGCAGGCCGAGGCCGATTCCTTCCGTGATGAGGCCGAGGGCGAGCGTGTCCGAGATTCCGCCCGCCCACTTGTTCACGGAGTTACTCGTCAGGGGGGCAACGAGGAGGGCGTCCGGGTCGGGCAGGGCGTCAGGCTGCGAGGGCAACTTGTAGTCGTAGCGCACCGGGTGGCCGGTGAGCTCGCGCAGCTCGGCGAGGTTGCCCTCGGGGTCCTCGGTGGCCCACCGGTACGCGCTCGGGGTGAGGATGAGGCAGACGTCCCACCCGTCCCGCTGCGCGGCTCGAATAGGGATGGTGAGGCGTCGGGCGGGCGGGGCGGCGCATGAGATCAGGTACAGGGTTCGTGTCACTCGGGCAGTCCACAGCGTGCCGCCAGCGCCCGCAAGCGTCCCTCGGCCTGTCCGGCGCCGAGGAGCCGCAAATCCTCGACGAGCGCCCGGGTGCGCGGTCGGCACCGGACCTCTTCCTCGGCCTCGCGCTCGGCGTCGAGGAGGGTGTCGACGGCCTCCTCCCTCTGTCCGGCCTGAGTCAGTCCGCGGGCGAGGTCTCCCAACAGGTGGGCGCGGCGTTCCTTGGGCAGGGCCGCGCGGGCGGGGTTGGGGATGCCCTGTGCGACGGCGACGGCGTCCGCCCCTTCGGAGAGCTGGACGTGTGCGGCGACGCGGTACAACTTCGTGTTGGTCGGCCCGAAGGCGGTCCACACCGCGTTTCCGTCGGCGCCGAGCTCCTCGGCGTGCCCGTCGGCCTGGTCGAGGAGGTCGGGCACGGCGCGGGCGGAGGCGGCGGCGCGGGTGTCGTCGGAAGCCGCGGCCGTCGCCTCGGCCATGGCCGCTTTGAGGTAGAGCATCCCGAGGACGGACAGGCCGTCAGCGCCTCGCGCGCGCAGGTCGCTTTCGAGGCGGCCGGCGGCGGCCACGGCGAACGCTGCGGCGGCGTGCGTCTGGCCGTGCATGGTCATGGCGTCGGCGAGGTGGCGCGCGGCCGAGGCCATGATGACGGGGTCTTGTGAACGTTCGGCGGCGGCCACCGCGCGGTGGCCCGACATGAGGGCGAGATCGACGTCCCCGTACTTCACCGCCGCACCCTCGGTGAGTTCGAGCGTCAGGGAGAGGTACCGGAAGGCGCCGAGCTGGGCCTCGCCGGTATGGCGGGCGGCGGCCCGGTTGGCGTCGATCAGGAGCTCGGGGACGAGGCGGCCGAGGGATGCGAAGTGTCCCGCTTGGAAGGCCACGCGGGCGTGGACGAGGCGGCGCTCCAGGACCTCGACCGGAAGGGGTTCGACGGCGGACTCGTCGGCGGTGCCGGTGAGCATGTCGTGGCGCAGCAGCGCGGTACGGATCGCGTCGAGCTCGACCCCGTCAATGCACTGCGTACCGGGGGCGTCGGCGAGTAAGGACGTGACGGGGATACTCAGGGCGCGGGCGGCGGACTCCAGCACGGACAAGCGCGGGTCGGCCTGTCGCTCTCCGCTTTCGAGGGACTGGACGAACCGGCGGGACTTCCCCATCAGGGCGCCGAGGTCTGCTTGCGTCATGCGTCGGCGGTCGCGCCAATAGGCGATGCGGCGGCCGATTCGCTGTGTGTCCATGGCGATTGCTCCGGGCCGGACGAGTCAGTGCACACACTCTGTGTGCCTACCCTCCGTTGTACTCGCTTTACGGTCGGTTTATGGCCGAGTCCGGAATCCCCCCCTGTACGTGGGCGCCCTTGCTGGAGCCCGACGCCGACACGGTCGACCGGCTGCGCTACGCCGGTCGGTCGTCCGAGGAGCTCGTCGCCTGCGGCGAGGAGTGGGACGCGGTGGCAATCGCGCCGCTCTCGCGCGGCCTTGCCGCTCTCGACACTCTCGACGTCACCCCGGAAGATCGTTTCCCGGTGATCGCCGACTATCACCGCCAGGAGCTCATCGTCCTGGTGCCCGCCGGCACCGCGACCGACGGCGAGGAGATCCAGGGCGTGCGCGCTCTCGGGCGGGGCGCGTTCCTCATGGTTCCCCGGGGCGAGCTGGGGACGCACAACGCCGCTTGGCTGAGTGCCCCAACTCGGTTCGGTAAGCGCTACCTTGGGGCGGCGGCGCTGCGTGCCGCCGTGAAGACTGCCGACGAGGCGCGGGCAGACGGCCGCGCCTTGTGTTGACCCCGTGAGCGGCCCCTCCCCCCGTGGGGGCCGTTCACGGTCCAGGGCCCCCGGAGCTCGCGCCTTGCTCCGGGGGCCTCCTCATGCCTACCTGCGGTTATGCGCGTTACTCATGCTTTGTGAGCTGGGGACATATGAGGGACGGGCGGAGGAGGCACACACACTGTGTGCCCGTCCCGGCCGCCACCGGCCTTACGGTCCGGACATGGCGCACACCACACACCAAAGCCCACCATCCGAACCACCCGCCGGCGGACATCTGCCCGCCGCCCGCCGCCCGTTCGAGGGGGCCGTCGAAGCGGTCCGCGTTGACACTGCCCCCCTGTTCGCTCACGACCTCGTCCGCAGCCTCGACGAGGCGAGCGAAGTCGTGGCGGGCCTCGACCTAAGCGGCGCGAGCGACGTCTCCGTGAGCGCGCTCACCGCCCTGGTGTGCACCGGGGCGACGCCCTCGGCAGCACTGGACGCGGCGGCCGAGACGCTGCGGCGGGCTCCCACCCTCGAACCGCACTCCCTCGCGCTCGCCCGGGTGCCCGGCGCGCGCGAGGGGGTGTGGGAGTGGAACATCACCATGACGGTGAGCTCCCGCGACCCCATGACCGGCGAGTACGGCGGCCTCGCTCATCACGCCGACCGGCCGCGATGAGGGCCGCGTACCGGTTCCGGGCCTACAACTTCACCGCGGATCAGTCGACGTTGCCGACGTATCAGGCCGTGTGCGTGACGGGCGACGATGCCGACTGCGGGGCGGACTCGGGCCCCCAGGAGTCCGAGGAGAACCTCAACCGTTGGATGGCCGAACACTCGCGGGACACGGCGCACGCGACGTTCCGGCGGGCCCAGTGGTCCTATGTCGAGGTGCAACCGGGGGCATGGCGATGAGCAGCGATGACCGGCAACGACTGTGGGAGCGCGCCGAGCGGCTCCGTCTGGCCGTCGACACCGTACGAGCCACTCGGCAGGCGATAGCGCGGAGCAAGGCGGCACCCGCCCGCCCGGGGGCGACTTAGCCCGCCCCGCTCCCCCAACTCACAAGCGCCCGGCCGCAGTTGACGGCCGGGCGCTTCGCTGTCTCCGCTCACGCCTCTGGGCGCGGCACCTGTTGTTCCGGCCGCTCGCGGAGCGGGTACAAGGGCGTCTCGCCGACCAACCCCGGAACGCGGTCGACGCGGTCAATCAGGCACGGCCGGTGATGGTTCCTCGCCCACCGGATCGCGTCCCGCTTGAACGACTCCCGGCGCAGGAGGCCGCCCTCCTCCGGGTTCCAGACGAGCCAGTCGCGCCGTCCGCCCTGGTGCGTGCGCCACAGGGCGAACAGAACGACGGCGCCGACGGCCTCGACCCCGGCCAGTGGCAGCAGTAGCAGGCGTGCCGGCGGTTGGACCTGGGCCAGGAGGAGGGCGAGGACGGTACCGGTGCCCCAGGCGATCCAATACGCGTACGGCTGTCCCGCGACGGTTCGCCGGTACGTCATGAGGGCGCCGACGAGCAACCCGGCCGCCAGGAGCGCGGCCCATGTCTGTCCGGTGCCGACGGTCAGCAGCGCGCACGCGGTGCCGGCGGCGAGCAACTGCGCGGCCGTCCTCCGGTCCTTCGCGGTCTGGCCTTGCGTGTTCGTCATCCGTTCCCCCTTGCCCTGGTGAGCACAGCCTCGCACGCTGCGGACAGGCGAACGCCCGGCCGTCGGTGACGGCCGGGCGTTCCTGTCAGCTGATAGCCGGTCCTACCTCTCGGCGACGGGCCGGGCCTCCTCCTTCGCCCTGACGAGGTCGAGGGCGGCGGCCACGGTGTCGGTGAGCGTGTCTCGTACCGGCACACCGTGACGGCGGGCGACGTAGATCAAATACCGGTTGCGCTCAGGGTTGGGGCAGTCAGGCGGGCAGCCGAGGACGGCCCGGCCTGTGGCCACGTCGAGACCGAACTCGACGTTGGTCGTGAAGCCGGGTAAGCCGCCGTTGAGGTCCCGGGGAATCCAGAACAGGACGGCGTCGGCGGCGGCGCGCGCTTCCGTCTCCCAGTCGACTTGATCGTCATAGTGCGCGGCCCGCTTGCCGCCCCGGGATTCCGGGCTCAGGACGGTGAGCGTCTGCTCGCCGGTCCACTGGGCGGCAAGCGCCTCGACGGCGGACGGCCGCCAGGAGGGGACGGGACCGCCGAGGACGGGCGTCGGTCCGGCGAGAAAGACGCTCGGGCTGGACGGCGAGGGGATGGACTCTCGGGCCCACACCACGGTTACGGCGGTCACTGGTGGCCCCCGTCCCGGTGGCCGGTGTGCTGGGGCGTCCACGGCAGGGGCAGGCCGTCCCCGGCGGTGCGCGGGACGAGGTGAATGTGAAGGTGGAACACGGTCTGCGTGGCGTATTCGCCAACCGAGGTGATCAGGTTGAGGTCACAGTCCAGTTCGGCGCCGAGCTCGCAGGCCCGCGTCATGGTGGCGCCGGACACGGTCGGGTCTTCCACGGCGTCGGCGACGTGCCGGCGCGGGATGACGAGGACGTGTCCCTCGTTGACTCCCCCCGAGCGGGGGCGGATCGCGAACGCGTCGTCCCACTCGCGCACCATCACGGCCGGTGCCGCACCCGCCGCGATGCGGCAGAAGGGGCAGGCCGCGGCGAGCTCGGCCTCGGCGGCGGCGAGGCTCTCCGCGGCCCCCTCGACCCCGGCCTCGGCGAGCGGGCCGAACACCGCGATACGGCGGCGGTGGTAGGTGATGAGCTCGGCGGGGTCAACCGGCGGCGGAACCGGGCGGCGGCCCTCGGTGTACGGGGCGAGCTCCCTACGGACGGCCGCGAACTCGCGCAGGTTGGTTCCGTGTTCCTTGAGGTAGTCGTGCCGGGCGACGAGCTCCTCGTACGCGGTGCGGTGGCTGGTGGCGACGAGGAGCCGGTCCGCCTCGCGCTGGAGCTCGGCGAGGTCCCGGAGCTGCGCGAGGCCGAGGTCCGTCTCGGTGCTCGCCGTGTCCGGTGCTCCCGGCGCCGTCGCGTCGGCGGGGTGGTTCTTCCCGGTGCGGAACATGGTCTTGGATTCTCCCTCTGCGATGGTGCCGGCGGTGGCGCAAGCAGCGCGGCCCTTGCCGGTGATGCGGAAGTAGTGCGGGTGTCCTCGGTGGATGTGATCGGGGTCCGGCGCCCCCTGCACGTGGCCGCAATCGTCGATTGAATCGGCGTACCCAAGGGTTTCGAGCGCGATCTCGTCGGCCTTCGAAACGCTGCGGGCGTCGATGCTTCCCCGGGGGTGCGCGACGGCCAGTCGCAGCGCGGTTAGGCGCCTCTCGGTGAGGCGCGGCACCGGGTCAGTCACGGACGGCGAGGTACGCGGCGAATCCCTCGACGAGGTGGTGTGTCGCCTGGTCAAGCAAGTACGCCCCGCCGAGGGGCCCGCCGAGCTCGTAGAAGTTGCCCTTGCCGGTGGCCTCGGCCGCCTTGCGGACCGGCCAACGGCGATCAATCAGGTAGTGCGTCGCGCCGGACAGGACGAGCGCGGCGGCCATGTTCCGGGGGCGCAGACCGAGGCCGAGGGCCCGGTTTCCGATGATGAGCGCGGCGGCCTGAGTGGCGGTGTACGAGGCCACGTGTCCGGCGAGCGCGAGGTGTCCCTCGGCGCCCGGCTTGGCCTTGTGCTGCGCCTGGTGGTCGCTCTGTACCCAGTGGTCGGCGACGTCGGCCGCCACGCGCAGGAGGGCGTACACGGCGGGGTACGAGGTGCGGCGGTTCATGATCTGTCGGTTCCTTCCGTGGGGCCGGGGCCTCGACCGAGGCCCCGGCGAGACTGCGGGGCGTGATCTGTGTGCGCGCTCCTACTCGGCGACGTGGTCCAAGGCGCGCTGTAGCAGGGGGCGGTGCGCGGCGTAGAGGCGCCGTCCGGCGGCGGTGATCGCGGCGTCGAGCTGGTCGAGGGAACCGAAGGGCCACCATGTGGCTTCGAGGGCGTCGTCGGCGCCGACGGCGGGCACCGTGGCGGGCAACAGGTAGAGCGCACTGGTGGACGCGACCCAGGCGTTATCGCTGTTGCGCCAGTCGTCTACGAGGTGCCGGCCGAGGATGATCGGGCGGCGGTCGGAAAGGTCGACGCCGGTTTCCTCGCGCAGCTCGCGGACCAGGGCGGCGGGCGCGGTCTCGCCCGGGTCGACCATTCCGCCGGGGATGGCTTCCTCTTCGATGTCGTCCCGGGTGATCAGCAGTACCCGCCGCCCGTGGCCACTGCCCGCGATCACGATGGGGTCGGCGGCGGCGTTCTCCCCCCAGCGGCCGAGGGCGCGGCCGGTGCGACCGGTGCGGCCGTGAGGGTGCAGCGGCCAACCGCGGTGGTCGAGCTCAAACGGAAAGAGCGCGGACGCCCGGCGGCGGTCCCAGTCGTGCACGTCGGTCGGTGTGGGTGCGGCCTCTGCCCAGTCGGGCACGTAGCGGGCCAGAGCGGACGGCCGCAGCTCGGGCGGCGTGATGTCCACAGGTGCGTATTCGCTCATGGTTCCTCGTCTCCTGATGGGTTCCGGAAGGGGCGTCTACGGCTTGGCGGTGCAGTCGTGCGCGGCCGGGTCGGAGACGTGCGCCTCGAACGCGGCGGCCTCGTACGGCGTCCAGCGCCGGGCGGTGATGCGGGTCTCGCAGTCCTCGCAGGACCAGGAGCGGGGGCCGTGGACCAGTCCGTACGTACGTCGGTGGGCGCGGTCGGTGAGGTCGGTCACCGTGCGGTCGACGGCGGCGAGCGTCAGGACGGCGGCGAGGGCGAGGCAGGCGACGCGGGCGGGGCCGGTCACGCCGGGGCCGAGGAGCGAATCGGCGGCCCAGGCCCCGGCGATGGCGCCGGCGGCCGGAACGGCGGCGTGGACCAGGGCGAGGAGGCCGAGGGCGAGGCGGGCGGCCGGTCGGGGGGTTGCGTGCGTGGCGCGGTTTCGGGTCGAGGTGTTCATGTGGCTGTCCTTCCGGTGTGCCGGGGGGCCTCGTTCGAGGCCCCCCGGGGGGCGGGGTCAGTGGCGGTCGTGGTCCGTGCCGAGCTCGGTAAGGCGTCGGGTCTCGGTCCCCGTGGTGGCGCGGTACCGGATGCGGACGCCGCAACCGGTCTGCCAGCACCGGACGGTGTTCTTCGCGGTGAAGACGAGGGCGAGCGCGTCGGAGAGGCGGGCGGGGAGCGGCGGCGGGTGCATGGGGTGTTCTCCTCGGTTTGGGGCAGGCCGGGGCCTCGGGTGAGGCCCCGGCGGGCGGTGTGGTCAGGAGGTGCGGGCGAGGTCCGACGTCCACAGCGGGCGGGAGGCGAGGCCGCCGTCCCGGGCGGCGGCGGCTCGTACGGCGGGGATGCGGCGGGCCGCGGCGAGGGCCTCCTCGCGGGTGGTCCCCTCGACGCGGGCGAGCTCCTCACCGGCCTTGTCCGTGATGAGCCACCGGCCCTCGATGAGCTCGCCCATGTCGGGGAGCGGGGGGAGCGGTTCGAGCTCCTGGGCAAGGACGCCGGCGGGCTGTCCGGTGACGAGGAGGATGTCGGCGCCCGCCTCGCCCGGCGCGCGGTAGTAGACGGACTGGACGACGGCGGGTTCGGCCTTGCCGGTGTCAGGGTTGGTGTAGCTGACGACCTGTCCCGCCCGCATGTGCTCGCCGTACGTGGCGGCGATCTCCTCCTCGACGGCGCGGAGTTGGGCGGCGAGCTTCACCTCGTAGGCGGCTTCCTCGTCGGCGCGCTTCTTGTCCTCGGCGGCCTCGGCGGCGATGACGTCGGCCGGGGCTGCGTAGCCGATGAACGGGGCGCAGTCCTCGCAGTGCGCGACGCCGTCCAGGGGGCGTGTGCCGTGGCCGGTGAGGGGCCACGGCCGGG
The sequence above is drawn from the Streptomyces sp. NBC_00078 genome and encodes:
- a CDS encoding helix-turn-helix transcriptional regulator; protein product: MRIRRDRLRELRRLRGMTQSQLAAVLGCSRGAVSTWETTGRLPLPERLQALCVFFGVSVRELVEAEESEFVTLRGLRIAAGMRMKDIAAVLKVCPPTYCDVETGRQKIPVRWVTPLSNAYGVPPETVIGLAPSRAKGETGGASGG
- a CDS encoding type IV secretory system conjugative DNA transfer family protein — translated: MPDLPDLIDRLPGGVFSLGGGGLVGALVVVAVLAQQGTPADRERFNRQIEQSIGAAVAAIGRYLSGRELVGPARSEATWWKAGAPLPDDEATETPVEQLGAPASRPAVSFDKPSRARRITRAVTAPVRVLCGALAGLWRVLAVWHRWPRAARSAVRLAPLPVAWGFWRFPEETQLALIALASAVYLAALTSPAGLGWWRVRPVWTDGQIYGPGVWVAVRQVLRMEDDEPRTRWLSVPESVSAADARIVLRVPAKWMGGPEAVAAIERVIDERVPGEWVPEWKRTGQEHYVQWTPKPAPTPKPKLPEYVPWKSTGDARRVFVGLAIEGDVIADAIIQTQSATPHWGVAGDTGSGKSTVLYIPVVHGRQHGELVDILDTKRNSLQEAEGFSGVRIHKTTRECIAAFAEFLTSMMAAEAATERGADPALRSQLVPRTLVVDELPTLIKLAYTWWRYGVKGKGTPPFLDWLGIILLQGRSSNHRVVVGTQQFANSFFGGTMERAQIGTRIAVGQQDRVSWGVAFGQSTPVLGFDTDIKGRGAYSDKRKDPDGDYLYVREMQPSYITPDVGRLLAQCPPAPAWFDAGEMAPWITAEVLDEVNATAATAEFLPGGKYGPGVLPAVASPAVKGITASSPSSHGTTGPHATPATTTGTTTAGGGTPDPEEERQEEELPETYSLADAHARGFLPWKAATVRTYFKRGETRGIKAPEGITDGQTSYYTEEELAEWLSEWREWQEKNSSGTRKEVPEQAKGEGASHV
- a CDS encoding nucleoside 2-deoxyribosyltransferase domain-containing protein — encoded protein: MTAVTVVWARESIPSPSSPSVFLAGPTPVLGGPVPSWRPSAVEALAAQWTGEQTLTVLSPESRGGKRAAHYDDQVDWETEARAAADAVLFWIPRDLNGGLPGFTTNVEFGLDVATGRAVLGCPPDCPNPERNRYLIYVARRHGVPVRDTLTDTVAAALDLVRAKEEARPVAER
- a CDS encoding helix-turn-helix transcriptional regulator, which translates into the protein MDTQRIGRRIAYWRDRRRMTQADLGALMGKSRRFVQSLESGERQADPRLSVLESAARALSIPVTSLLADAPGTQCIDGVELDAIRTALLRHDMLTGTADESAVEPLPVEVLERRLVHARVAFQAGHFASLGRLVPELLIDANRAAARHTGEAQLGAFRYLSLTLELTEGAAVKYGDVDLALMSGHRAVAAAERSQDPVIMASAARHLADAMTMHGQTHAAAAFAVAAAGRLESDLRARGADGLSVLGMLYLKAAMAEATAAASDDTRAAASARAVPDLLDQADGHAEELGADGNAVWTAFGPTNTKLYRVAAHVQLSEGADAVAVAQGIPNPARAALPKERRAHLLGDLARGLTQAGQREEAVDTLLDAEREAEEEVRCRPRTRALVEDLRLLGAGQAEGRLRALAARCGLPE
- a CDS encoding flavoprotein produces the protein MTRTLYLISCAAPPARRLTIPIRAAQRDGWDVCLILTPSAYRWATEDPEGNLAELRELTGHPVRYDYKLPSQPDALPDPDALLVAPLTSNSVNKWAGGISDTLALGLITEGIGLGLPIVALPHWNDAQGKHPAVTRSVAELRAAGVTVLLDDGHEEAAGGFVPHRPRHGDLDAYPWETALAALPAH
- a CDS encoding conjugal transfer protein gives rise to the protein MGLPEPTGQSKDQKKPPGGVPPQGEPPAGDRRSNPWESAGAELARRQSSNRTTPTAAIPAASSSTSTAPTWTPQDERSGAVFLRRLGRGLLWFVVVLMAVTGVRSWFFPPKAQAPKAEAPKAAPAYPDAEAQAVASRFARAYLGWDEAKKEERAALLASVLPANSDTDMGWDGNGRQDVLTVQPGAVTPGKDHQARVRVEVLIRTAAVEGAPDKDKKTPPAESPARWVGLDVPVVQTAGRVIVTGPPGLVGIPTSGPKAPEIPITQTDTELTAQTQEPVAKFFKAYAGGDTEAVTAPGASVPPLPEGVIYQALASWSIDTGTGDDRVGTARVSWTLGGATVEQVYRVELTQVSSSDAQRWQVADVRGGTL